In Desulfosporosinus youngiae DSM 17734, the genomic stretch CTATGGTACCCCAAAAACTTATAGTGTATTTTAAAGCTTGTGTCAAAAACATTCCTAAATAATTCCAACTACAAACCTGCCTGCTTAGGTTTATAGTTTATAATGATCCCGATTGCCATAATAACAGTAAAAATAATAAGGTAGTAGCCCACTGCTTTACCATGGGCATAATATGCAGCAACCACCATGAAGATGCAGGCACAAACAGCAAGCGATGGCATAAGAAAACGTCTGAAGAAATTTAAAGACTGCTCTTTTATCATCATCATAATAAATATCGGGATATACATAGCATAAATGGTAACAATGGGGAGTTCAGAGCTGTCAAAACTAAATGGACCGAACCAAGGGACAGCTGTCAGATTTGCACCGTAAAAGTACAACAGCCATACACCACTTAGCAGGACACCTAAAATAGAGGAGTTAGCCGGCATATTGGTGTTGATATCGATTTGTTTCAAAACTTTTGGCAGTGGCCCTAAATTTCTGGCCGCCAATGAGTAGAAACCACGTGTACAGCCCATCATCAGACCATTTAACGTACCCAAACATGAAATTACAACGAATACGAACAGAACAGTACCTCCTATCTCGGAGAATACCGTAGAAAATGCCAGCTTTGCTCCCGTTTCGCCGCCTTTCATCATAACGCTGTTACTAACAGCACCTGCAAGTCCTGTATAGTAGAGAATATAAATCAACGCTACAAATGATGTTCCAAAGGTAAGTGCCAGAGGCAGGTTTCTCTTGGCATCCTTCAGCTCGGCATTAATACTGGTTGCTATAATCCATCCTTCATAAGCGAAAGAGGTTGCGACAACAGCGGTAAATAGCGGATTAGTGCTAGCCACATCAGCAATGACACCACTAGTGAAGTTACTGACCAAAATACCATTGCTTAGGCCAACGATGGTTCCGACAACAGCCATTAGAGCAAGCGGAATAAGTTTAATTATAGTTGTAGAGACTTGGAACTTGCCGGCGAGCTTTGGAGAAAGAGCGTTTAAAGCAAAGCTTCCGACCAGATAAAAACCAGAAATCGCCATGGCTTCAGGGCCTACAATATCCCATCCCAGCAGGACGCATGTGTATCTGGCTGAAACCCATGCAAGTACAGAGGTTAAGGTTGGATAGTAGATAGCAGCCATAAACCAACCAATGAAATAGGCATAGTTACCGCCAAGAGTTGCTTCAGCATAGTCAACGATACCATTTACTTTCTCATATCTGGTGGCCATGGTTGCAAAAACATAAGCACAAATAATCATTATTATTCCGCCTAACATCCATGCCAAAATCCCCTTGGGAAGATCGCCGCCCGTAGCGATTAAAACCTTCTCCGCCTTAAAAAATACCCCGCTGCCGATGACAATACCGATAACCATTGCTATAGCGGTTAAAAGACCATACTTTTTCTGCAGTTCGTTTTCCATAAACATCTCCTTATAAGTAGAATTTTATAGTTAAAATTACTTCGAACATACTTACATAATGTAACACGATATCAATAAAAAATACACTGAGTTATGTAAATTATCTATACACAAAAAAGGCCACTCTTTGAGCGGCCTCTATAATAACAGTTTAAACATATTTCACTGAATCTTCACAACAACACCCTACTATTCCAGAGTTATGCAGTGCGCCGGGCAACCTTCGGCGGCCTCTTTGGCAGCTTCCTCAAACTCTGGAGGAACCGGGTTGGTATAAGCAACCGCTAACCCATCGTCCTCCATTTTAAATACTTCCGGGCAGAACTCAGGGCAGGATTCGCACCCTATGCACTCATCTTTGTTTACTTCAGCAATCATAACACAACCTCCTCAATTTTTTCTCTCTTTAATTAAAATGTCTATTCCCCAAATCAGTTTATCATAGTAAAGGTTCCTTAGAAAGTACACTTTCCTCCTAGTACTCTTTTTATTTCTTCGTTTTTGTTTTGCTGTGCGCCATCTTCACTGACTATGACCCCCACTTTCCTTCAAACATGCTCATCCTGGCCGTTCAGGTCAGCATAAAACAGTTGATAGGCTTTCTCATAGTTCCTATAAAAGTAAATGTCCGTTATGCTAAAACCAAAACAAGCCTTGACCATGCGTATACTTTTGATTGACTTATAGTCAACAAATGAGACATCATTGGCCTTGCTCTGGAAAAGCTCCTTTATATAATTACGCAAGCTTGAATTACCCACATTGTTAAAGAAGTAGTAATGTGTTTCAGGCTGCCTGGACATTACTCCCTTACTTAAACCTAGGGCAAGATTGCATTTTGCGTAAAGATCCTCAACCACCTGCTTGCCTTTAGCCGGCTGGGTTTGGGTAAGAGTTTCCAACAATTGTTCTAAGGAAAGGGTTTGAATATGGGTCTGCCCCAGCAATTTCCTGGTGTTATTCAATAATGACTTAACCACTTCTTTCAGGAGTTTCCCATCTTCCCGGAAAATGGATGGATCGTTATCTCTGAAAATCCTTGCTAAGGCAACATTAGAAATTTCGTCTTTTTGGTTTTCG encodes the following:
- a CDS encoding APC family permease; amino-acid sequence: MENELQKKYGLLTAIAMVIGIVIGSGVFFKAEKVLIATGGDLPKGILAWMLGGIIMIICAYVFATMATRYEKVNGIVDYAEATLGGNYAYFIGWFMAAIYYPTLTSVLAWVSARYTCVLLGWDIVGPEAMAISGFYLVGSFALNALSPKLAGKFQVSTTIIKLIPLALMAVVGTIVGLSNGILVSNFTSGVIADVASTNPLFTAVVATSFAYEGWIIATSINAELKDAKRNLPLALTFGTSFVALIYILYYTGLAGAVSNSVMMKGGETGAKLAFSTVFSEIGGTVLFVFVVISCLGTLNGLMMGCTRGFYSLAARNLGPLPKVLKQIDINTNMPANSSILGVLLSGVWLLYFYGANLTAVPWFGPFSFDSSELPIVTIYAMYIPIFIMMMIKEQSLNFFRRFLMPSLAVCACIFMVVAAYYAHGKAVGYYLIIFTVIMAIGIIINYKPKQAGL
- a CDS encoding ferredoxin — translated: MIAEVNKDECIGCESCPEFCPEVFKMEDDGLAVAYTNPVPPEFEEAAKEAAEGCPAHCITLE